The DNA window GAGGTGAACTCAGCACCGCGTGTAGGGAAACCATACCTGACGGCTGCCCCGGGTTCGAACCCGGGGGTGCCGGTTCAGCGGTCCGAGCGCAGGGTGGCGGGGTCGAAGCTTTCCCAGTCGTCTTCTTCCGGGGCGGCGGCCACGGACGGTGACGGGGTGCCGCGCTGGGTGGAGCGCAGGCGCAGTTCGCGCTGGCGCTGGAACTCCTCGACGGTCATGCCGGGGTCGTCGTTCTCCGCGCGCGCGGGTGCGGGGAGGCCGGAGAGCTGTTCGATGGCGTAGGTGAGGTCTTCGCCCAGCAGCAGCGCGACCTTGTTGTAGCTGTCCTGGGTGGCCTCGCGCATGGCGACCTGGGTGACCTCGAGGATGAGCTCGGCGAGCCGCGCGGGGCCCCAGTTGACGGCTGACGGGGCGAGCCACAGCTTGCGGAGTTTGCCTTTGGCGTCGACGGTGACCTCGACGGTGCCGTCGGCGTCGTGCGCGGTGCCGGACGCCTTCGCCATGATGGCGCCGACCTGGGCGAACGCTTCCTGCTGGGCATCGGCCTCGGCGGCCAGCTCGGTCGTGGTCTTGCGGAGCGGGACCTGGTCCATGGTCACCTTCCGCCGTAGCCGCGGAACGACGGGTCGTCCTCGTCGTCGGGCAGCGGTTCGTAGCCGAGCGAGCGCAGGTGCCGTTCGCCGCCCTGGCCGACCACCGGCGCCAGCGTCTTGAACATGCGGTCACCGGCGCGGCGGGTGGCCCGGTCGGCGAGCTGCACGATCTGCGCCGCCAGCGCGTCGGAGCCGCCGCGGAGGGCGAGCGCGCTCAGTTCGAGCTTGGTGAGCAGGCCGCCGGGGTTGACCTCGACGCGGATCACGCCGTCCGGCGCCTCCGCGGCACCGGTCACCCTGCCGACCTTCGCGAGCTGCGCCGCCGTTCTTTCTTCAGCGCGCTCGACCTGCTCCGACATCCGGGAAACCTCCCGGTCGAAGTCGATTTCCGCCACCCGTGGTCCTCCCCATTTCACCTGGTCACAAGCTATCCCGAGACTCAGCCCGTCGGGCGGTAGAACCCGATGAACTGCTGGCCGGCGTTGGTGGTGCGGATCTTCGAGATCTGCACCGGGTCACCGGCTTCGATCATCTGGCCGTCGCCGACGACCATCGCCACGTGCCCCGACCACACGACGAGGTCACCTGGCAGCAGCTGGTCGATCGAGGGCACCTCCGCGCCGACGGTCTGGGTGCGCGCGGTGCGCGGCAGCGTCAGCCCGGCTTCGCCGTAGGAGGTCATGGTCAGGCCACTGCAGTCGAGGCCCTTGCCCCGCGCGGTGCCGCCCCACACGTAGGGCACGCCGAGCTGGGACATCGCGGCGCGCACGGCCTTGGCCGCGGTCTCGTTCGGCGCCTTGACGGTGTGCCCGTTGGGCAGGTTGACGTCGACGCCGGTACCGGGCTGCGGCGGGATCGCGACCGGCAGCCGCGGCTTCGACCCACCGCCGCCACCACCGCCACCGGAGCCGCCGCCACGGCCGCCGCCCCGGTTGAACGACTTCGGCGGCGCGGATCCGCCACCCGACGAGGACGGCCTGGTCGACCCGCCGCCGGAGAGGCCGCGCGCGATCCCGGTGAGGGCGGCGTTGACCTCGGTCATGTTCTGGTTGACGGTGATGTTGAGCCGCTGGCCGAGCGCGGGCAGCTCGGTGCACAGCAGCTGCTGTGCGCCCGCTTCGTTGCCGGATGCCTTGAGCGACGCGGCGGTCCGCATGATCTGGGTGGCTTCGCGCACGAACTCGTCCAGCTTCTGCTGGTTCGTGTTCTCGGCGACCTTGAGCGCGTCGGTCGCCTTCTCCACCGCGGACTGGATCTCGGTGGCCTCGCCCTTGATCTGTTCGAGCGACTTCTCGAGATCCGAGGACGCGCCGGTGGCCCTGTCCGTGGTCTTGCCGCCGCTGTTGTCGGCGAGGTTCTGGCGCTGGCGCGCGGCGGTCTGCTGGGCGCCGTCCATCGCCGAGTTCGTCTGGTGCAGGCCGTGCGAGGCGTCGTTAAGCCCGGCCGGGTTGTGCCGCACCTTGTCCTGCGCCTGGACGGCGTGACCGGCCAGCGCGTGCATGGCCGTGGCGTGCGCGGTCATGCGAGGTCCTGCCCGAGGGTTTTCAGCACGCGCTTGTGATCGTCCTCGACGGCCGCGTAGTTACCCTCGGTGCGCCGCGACGCGTCGGCCATGCCGTGCCAGTTGCCGCCCGCCTGCTGGATCCGCTCCTGCAGGCCCCGCATCCTGGACGAGTACGCCTCGTGCAGCCCCGACTCGTCGCCGACTTCGCCGAACCCGTCGCCGCCGATCGACGAATGCGGCGCGAGGTGCTTTCCCGCCGCGCCGCGGACCTCGTCGCCGAGCGGATCGATCGCCCTGGCGTAGCTGCCGTACGCGTCTTCACCGACGTGGAACCCACCTGTGCCGTCCACCTGGACCTCCCTCGTGACACCGAGGGTGCGACGCATCCGGCTACGCACCGGTTCCCCACGAGCACCCCGGGTTTCAGACTAAACCACCTTCGGCACCCAGAGTGGTGAAAACCGACAGCTCAGCCCTTGCCGCCGCCGAGCATCTTGTCCAGCCAGCCGGGGTCGGTGAATTCGACGCGCGCACCGTTGTAGACGACGGTCGGGGTGCCCTTGAAGTTCGGGTCCTTCGAGGTCTGCGCGAACGCGGCGATGATCTGCTGCTCGTAGACACCGCCGTTGACGCCGGCGGCGAACTTCGGGTCGGTGATGCCGAGCCCTTGGCCGAGCTTGATCAGCTGCCCCTTGTCGTAACCGCGCTTTCCTTCTTCCGGCTGTTCCTTGAAAAGGCTGTCGTGGAACGGGGTGAACTTTCCGACGTCCGCGGCGAGCAGCGCGGCGTTGGCGGACTGGAGCGAATACCCCGGCGGGACCGAGGAATTGTTGAGCATCGGGACCATGTGGTACCGCACGCCCAGCTCGCCGTTGTTCATCTTGTCCTCGAGCTGCTTGCCGTAGGCCTCCTGGAACTGCCCGCACACCGGGCACAGGAAGTCGGCGTAGATGTCCACGACCTTCTTCACACCCGGTTTGCCGACGAGCACCGTGACGCCCTCGCGCTTTTCCACCACCTGGCCGCCCACGACCCGGTCGACCTGCGGGGTGACGTCCTGGCCCGCGGTCTTGTCCTTCGAGGCGTTGGTCCACAGCACGCCGCCGATGACGATCGCGGCGAGCACCACGACGGCGATCACGCCCACGATCATCTTCTTGTTGGCGTCGCCACCCCGTGCCTGCGCGACCGCGCGCTTCGCCGCCTTCTCCTGGCGTTGCTTGCGCGCGGTCCGTTCCGCTCCACCCACTGGTTCAGGTCCCTTCTGGTTCACCGGAGTAGTCGTTCACGGGGAGTCCGGAGTTCCCGCGTCCCCAGCCGAGCCAGCCGTCGGTCGAGAACCGGGTGCTCGGGCGCACGGTCAGCCAGACCGCGAGCGCCAGGTACCCGATGTCCCGCAGGATCTCCCACGGGTACTCCGTCTGGTCGGCGGCGACCTGGCCGCCGCCGCTGAAGCAGCCGCAGTCGATGGTCAGCCCTCGGGCCCACGCCTGCGCGATGGCGCCGATGAACGCCAGCAGCATGAGCCCCGACACGATCGCCGCCCACCGGGTGAAGATCCCGAAGAGCAGCGCGAGGCCGACGACGATTTCGAGCAGCGGCATCGCAGTGGCGACCAGGCCGACGAGCCCGCCGGGCAGGATGTCATAGGCCTGGACGGCGACATGCGTCTGCCCCGGGTCGAGGAACTTGGCCGTGCCGTAGGCGAGCCAGACCGCGGCCAGGCCGAGCCTGACCACCGTCCCGACGACGTCCAGCACGGTTGGGGACGGTCGTAGCACGCACCTAGGCTAACGAGTGACCCTGAGAAAAGCGTGAATGCGTGACCTGGGCGGATGAGGGAGGCGGAGTGCGCGGCGCACGGCTGTTCCTCGCGCTGGTGCTGGTCGCGGTCCTCACCGCGTGTTCCGGGGCGGGCGGCTCCCCGTCCGACCCGCTGGTGGACAGGGCGGCGAAGACCGGGAAGCTCACCGTCGGAATCCGCTTCGACCAGCCGGGCCTTTCCGAGCGGACGGTCGACGGCCGCTACGTCGGGTTCGACGTGGACGTGGCGAAGTACGTGGCGAACGCGCTCGGGGTCGCCCCGGACGGCATCACCTGGCGCGAGACGACCTCGGCGACGCGGGAGACCGACCTCACCTCCGGCAAGGTCGACATGGTGGTGGCGGCCTACTCGATCACGCCGAAGCGCGAGCAGCAGGTGGCGTTCGCCGGGCCGTACTTCACGACCGGGCAGGACCTGCTGGTGCGGCGCTCGTCGGCGGATATCACCGGCCCGGATTCGCTCAACGACAAGCGGCTGTGCTCGGTGGCGGGGTCGACCCCGGCGCAGCAGGTGCGGGACCGGTTCGCGCAGGCCGTGCGGCTCGTCGAGTACCCGAGGTACCCCGACTGCGTGACCGCGCTGCTGGCGGGCCAGATCGACGCGGTGACCACGGACGCGGTGATCCTCGCCGGGTACGTGGCGCAGAACCCGGAGCTGCTGCGGGTGGTCGGCAAGCCGTTCTCCACCGAACGGTACGGCGTCGGGCTGCGCAAGGGCGACGCGAAGACGGTGACCGCGGTCGGCGACGCGATCCGCGCGATGATCGGCGACGGCGAATGGCGGAAGTCCTTGCAGCGCACCATCGGCGCGTCCGGCTACCCGCTGCCACCGGCACCGGAGGTCGCCAGGAAATGAGCCTTCTCACCCTCCCCGACCTGCCGGTGCGGGCGGTGCTGCCGGAACTGGCCGAAGCCATGGCGCGCCACGGCACCGCGGTGCTCGTGGCGCCACCCGGCACCGGGAAGACGACCGTGGTGCCGCTCGCGCTCGCCGAGGGGACCGAGGGCCGGATCGTGGTGGCCGAACCGCGCAGGCTCGCGGCGCGGGCGGCGGCGGCGCGGATGGCCGCGCTGCTCGGCGAACCGGTCGGGGAAACCGTCGGCTATGCGGTGCGCGGCGACCGGAAGGTGTCGAAGCGGACGCGGATCGAGGTGGTGACCTCGGGCCTGCTGGTGCGCCGCGTGCAGGGCGATCCCGAGCTGCCCGGCGTGTCGACGGTGCTGCTCGACGAATGCCACGAACGGCACCTCGACGCCGATCTTCTGTTGGCACTGCTGCTCGACGTGCGCGCCGGGCTGCGGGACGACCTGCGGTTGCTGGCCACCTCGGCGACCGTCGCGTCCGGGAAGCTGGCGGCGCTGCTCGGTTCGGCACCCGTGCTCACCGCCACCGCGAAGACCTACGACGTCGACGTCGGCTACCACGCGCCGCTGCGGGACGAACGCCTGGAAGCGACCGTGGCGAGGATCGTCCACATCGCACTGTCCGAAGTAGAGGGTGATGTGCTGGCTTTTCTTCCCGGTGTCGGCGAAATCGCGCGAACGTCAGCCCTACTCGCCGATCTGTCCGATGTGGACGTGCTGCCGCTGCACGGAAGGCTCACCGCCGCTCGCCAGGACGCCGCGCTGAAACCGGGCGCGCGGCGGCGAGTGGTCCTCGCCACCGCGGTCGCGGAATCGAGCCTCACCGTGCCGGGCGTGCGTGCGGTGGTCGACTCCGGCCGGTCGCGCGTGCCGCGCGTGGACCATCGGCGCGGCCTGCCCGGCCTGGCCACCGTGCGCGTGTCCGCCGCGGTCGCCGATCAGCGGGCGGGCCGCGCGGGCAGGGAGGCGCCAGGGCGCGCGTACCGGTGCTGGCCGAGCCACGAACAGGCCGGGCTGCCCGCCTACCCCGAGCCTGAGATCAAGGTAGCCGAGCTGTCCAGGCTGGCGCTCGAACTCGCGTGCTGGTCCACTCCGGAGGGTGCGGGACTGTCCTGGTGGGACGAGCCGCCGGAGGGGCCGTTCGCCGCGGGCCGCGAACTGCTGAGGACGCTCGGCGCCACCACGGCCGAGGGCTCCGCGACCGCGCGCGGCACGGCGATGGCCGCGCTGGGCCTGCACCCGCGACTGGCCAGGGCGCTGCTGGACGGCGCGGCGGAGGTCGGCCCCCGCTGCGCGGCCGAGGTGGTCGCGCTGCTCGACGCGGGTGGCGGCGGCGCGGATGTCGATGCCGAACTGCGCAAGCTGCGGAACTCCGCTGACGACGGCGCGAAGCGCTGGCGCCGTGAAGCGGCACGGCTGGCGAAGCTCGTCGAAGGCGGGCCGGAACGCCAGGACGCGGCTCTCGTCGTGGCGCTGGCACATCCCGAACGTCTCGCGCGCAGGCGCGCCGCCGGATCGCGGGCGTACTTGATGGCGGGCGGCACCGCGGCGGAACTACCGCCGGGCAGCGGGCTCGGGGACACCGAGTGGCTGGCGGTCGCCGAGGCGACGCGCGATCCCGGCCGCAAGAACGGGATCATCCGGCTGGCCGCCCGCGCGGACGAGGAACTGGCGGTGCGCGCCGCGCCCGGTCTGCTGTCCACTGTGGACGAAGTCGGGTGGTCGGGTGACGTGGTGGCGAGATCCGTGCGCAGGCTCGGGGCGATCGTCCTTTCCGAACGGCCGATCGCCGACCCCGATCCCGCGCTGGTGCGCGAGGCGCTGCTGACCGGGCTCCGCGAAGCGGGCCCCGGCCTGCTGGACTGGTCCACCGGCGCACGGCGGCTGCGGGAACGGCTGGCGTTCCTGCACGACGCGATCGGCGCACCGTGGCCCGCGATGGACGACGCGGCGCTCGCCGAGCGCGCGGGCGACTGGCTCGAACCGGAACTCTCCCGCGCGCGGCGCAAGTCCGATCTGCGCCGGATCGACACGGCGTCCGCGCTGCGCAGGCTGCTGCCGTGGCCGGAAGCGGCCAAGGTGGACGATCTCGCACCGGAACGGCTCGAAGTGCCGTCCGGCTCGAAGATCGCGGTCGACTACACCGCGAACCCGCCCGTGCTGGCGGTGAAGCTGCAGGAGACGTTCGGCTGGCTGCGCACGCCCGAGGTGGCCGGGGTGCCGGTGGTGCTGCACCTGCTCTCCCCCGCCGGGCGGCCGACCGCGGTCACCTCGGACCTGGAATCCTTCTGGCGCACCGGTTATCCGGCCGTGCGGGCGGAGCTGCGTGGCCGCTACCCGAAGCACCGCTGGCCGGAGGACCCGTTCACCGCCGAACCCCGCCGCGGCCGCTGACCACGCCCCGAAAGTGACGTTCGGGGCGCGGGGCGCGGTGATTGCGTGGGATGGTCCCCGAAGGCCACCTTCGGGGACTGTAACGCCACTTTCTCGGCCCTCGCAGGCGGCAGGCCGGGGCTGCCCGGTGCCCCGAAGGTGGCCTTCGGGGCACTAGACGCCGCAATCGCACCCCTCGCGCACTCGACCACCACAGGCCTTCACGCCCCGAAAGTGACGTTCGGGGCATCTACGTCCCCGAAAGCCACTTTCGGGGAACGAACGTCAGGGCCGGTGCTGTGGGCGGGTGGGGAGTTGCGCCACGAGGTCTTCGTCGTCACGTTCGTTGAGGCCCAGTTCGACGGCCTGCCTGATCTGTTCACGGTTCTCCTTCACCACGTGCGCGAAGAAGTCGTCGATGCGCGGGTCGGCGAGCACCTCGAGGGTCACCCGCATCACGGTGTCCACAACGGACCGCACGATTTCGTCGTGGAACGGCAGTTTCGCCAGCCGCCCGGTTTGCGGGTCGTTCCTGAGCTTTTCGGTGACCACGGCGCGCAGCAGGTCGTGGTTGTCCGAAAGGGAGCGAGCCAGGTTCTGCGGGTAGTTCCCGGTTTCCACGACCTTCACCACCTCGTCCATGACCGCGATCGTGATCGGTTTCTTGATCGCCAGCACGATCGGCCGCGAAAGCCGTTCCACGAGGCGCTGGGTGAACCGCTCGCCGAACGCGCGGTCCGCGGTGCGCGCGAGCCGGACGAGCACCACGACGACCCGCAGCAGCCGGAACCCGCGCAGCGCGGGGTGTGCGATCGGGATCATCCCGAGCACCTCGTACCAGTTGCGGAGCGGGAACTTCTTCTCCCAGCCGTGCCGCCGCCACCGGTACAGGAACTCCAGCAGGAACACTCCGCAGATCGCGGTGTCGACGATGAACACCACGCGCGCGGTTTCGGCGGGGTGGGGGAAGAACGTCACGAACACGAGCAGGCCGACGGAAAAGAGCGCGAGCGCGAGCATCGCCACGTCGAGCGCGCTGACCCGGCGCCGGGTGCCTGCGGTGGTCATGCGCGGCATTGTGCCCGCCGACGATCATCGGCGCTGGGTCGGCTCAGCCCAGCATGCCCCGCAGCAGCTCACGGGTGTCCGCGTGCAGTTCGTCGAACGACGGCGGCTCGTTCGATCCTCCACCGGCCACGGTGTCGAAGATCAGGCCCTCGCACCACGCGATGACCATGCGCGCGTGCCTGCCGGGGTCGGGCGAGCCCACCGTGGCCAGCACTTCGGCGCAGCGTCGGCGGAATTCCAGCGCGGCGCGCTGGTAAATCTCCCGCACCTCCGGCCGCCGGGTCGCTTCGAGCGCGAACTCGTAGCGGGCGATCATCCGGGGCCCGCTCTCCAGCAACGCGTGCACGAACCTGGCGACGTACGCGGCGGCCTCCTCGGGGCCGTGCGGGGCCGCGGGCAGCGCGGCCGTCACGTCGAGCTCGACCATCCTGGTGACCGCGAGCTCCAGCAGCGCCGCGCGCGTCCGCGCGTAGTACGAAGTGGACCCCGGCGGCAGCTTCGCGGCCCTGTCCACGGCGCGGTGGGTGAGTCCGCGCATGCCCTCGCCCGCGATGACCGCGATCGCGGCATCACCGATCCGCGCCACCCGCTCCCCCGTGCCCACCTGATCAGCCTAACGCATCCTCTACAGAAGTAGAGTAGCCTCTACTTCTGTAGAGAAGGGGGACTTCATGGGTGGGACGGCGATCGTGATCGGGGCCGGTATCGGCGGCCTGTGCGCGGCGATCGGGCTGCGCGAAGCGGGCTGGGAGGTCCGCGTGCTGGAGCGGGCCGAGCGGATGGGCAGCGTCGGCGCGGGCATCGGGCTCTGGCCCAACGCGCTGCACGCGCTCGACGAACTGGGCGTCGGCGAACGGATCCGCCCGCTCGTACCGCCACCGGGCACCGGCACCATGCGCGACCGGCGCGGCCGCGTCCTCGTGCACTGGGACAACCGCGAACTGCACACCGCGCTGGGCAAGCCACTGGCCGGTGTGCACCGCGCCGATCTGCTCGAAGCGCTGCTCGGCGCGCTGCCCGAAGGCACCGTCCACACTGGAATCGAGGTCACCGGGGTCACCGCGAACGGCACGGTCCGCTCGGCTGGCGGCGAAGCCGAAGCCGATCTCGTGATCGGCGCGGACGGAGTGCGCAGCGTCGTGCGGAACGCGCTGTGGCCCGCGCACCCCGGCCCCGTCCACGGTGGCAGCACGGCGTTTCGCGCGGTGCTCGACGATGTGCCCGACGGCGTCGTGTCGACGGTCGTCGGGGCGGGCACCGAGTTCGGCACGCTGCCGCTGGCAGGCGACCGGCTCTACTGGTACGCGTCCATGCGCGCGGCTCCCGGCGTCACCCGCGAAGACCCGAAAGCGTTCCTGCTCAAGCATTTCGACGGCTGGCCGCCCGGTACCCGCGACCTGATCGACCGGACGCCATCGGACCGCGTCCTGCACAACGACCTGGCACACCTGCGCACCCCGCTGGCGAGCTACGCGACGGGGAAGGTCGTTCTGCTCGGCGACGCGGCGCACGCCATGCTCCCGTTCCTCGGCCAGGGCGGCTGCCTGGCCATCGAGGACGCGACCGTGCTCGCGTCGCTGCTTTCCCGGCATCCGGTGCCCGAGGCGCTCGCGCGCTACGACGCGGAACGCAGGCCGCGCACGCAGAAGCTCGTCCGCCTCGCGAGGCGAGCGGGGCAGGCCTCGCTCGTGGCCAACCCGGTCGCGGTCGCCGCGCGGAACCAGCTCGTCCGGCTGCTGCCGTCGCGCGGGCACGTCCGCAGGCTGTCCGTGCCGGCGCGCTGGCGGCCGCCGGCGATCGTCAGCCCGTCACCAGACCGGCCTCGTAGGCGATGATGGCGGCCTGCACCCGGTTCTTCGCGTCCAATCTGGACAGTATCGAACTGACGTAGGCCTTCACCGTTCCTTCGACCACGAACAGCTTGCCCGCGATGTCCGCATTGGACAGTCCGGAACCGACAAGTGCGAGCACTTCGCGTTCCCGGTCGGTCAGCGCGGTGATCCGCTCGCGCGCGGCCGCGGCGCGCGAGAGCCGGTCGCTCGGCAGCTGGGCGATGACGCGCTGCGCGATCTTGGGCGAGAGGAACGCCGCGCCCTCGGCCACCGCTCGCACCGCCGCCATCAGCTCGCGCGGATCACCCGACTTCAGCAGGAACCCGCTCGCGCCGTCGCCGAGCGCCCGCGCGATGTAGGCGTCCTCGCCGAACGTGGTCAGGATGATCACCGCGGTCTCCGGCACCAGCCTGCGGATCTCCGCGCTCGCTTCGAGACCGTCGAGATGCGGCATCCTGATGTCCAGCAGCGCGACGTCGGGCCTGGTCCGGCGCACCTGTTCGACGGCGTCCCTGCCGTCCTCGGCCTGCGCGACCACCTCGATCCCGGGATCGGCGGACAGGATCGCGGCGACCCCGGCCCTGATCATCGCCTCGTCGTCGGCCAGCAGCACGCGAATCACGTCAGTCCTTCCGCACGATCTTGACCACGTCCTTGGCCACCAGCCTGCCATCGGCGAAGCACAGCCGGTGCACCTCCCGCTGCAGATCGAACACGCTCCCGCCGACGCCGTAGTACTCGCAGTCCGAGCCGGGCGGCGGCGGGTGCAGCGGGTCGGCAGGATGAAAGTCGGTCTGACGGCGTGGCAGCACCGGAGACATCTCCTGCCGCGTCTCGCCGATCCTGAGCCCGGCGAAATCGTCCCTGCCCAGCTGCGACTTGTTGTAGTTGACCAGGAACACCAGTCCGACGATGCCGAGCAGGCAGCACATGATCGCGGGCGGGACCACGATCGCGGCGATCAGGCTGCGCCGCACCTGCCGCCGCGCCGCCTGGTGGGCGCGCGCGGACTCGGACCGCGTCACGCTGCTCGCGGAGTCCGATTCGGACGGTGAGCCGTCGAGCGGCAGCGTGGCGAGCACCTCGAACCCGTCGCTCTCACACGGCTCCGCCCGCAGCGTGCCGCCGACCAGCCGCACCCGCTCCGCCAGGCCGAGCAGGCCCTGCTTTCCCGACACCACACCGGGCATCGGGCCGGTCGGGGGTTTCGCGTTGCGGACGAGCACCGTGGTCTCGTCCTCGGATCGCCGCACCCGCACCGTCACGGCCGCACCCGGCGCGTGCTTCGCGGCGTTCGTCAGTCCTTCTTGGACGACCCGGTGCACCGCGCGCCCGACCATGTCCGGATCGGACCGCGATTCGTCCACTTCGGAGTCGATCAGCATGCCGGACCGCCTCGCCCGCTCGACCACCTCGAGCACGCTGTCGTCGACGGGCTCGGTCGGCGCCTGCTCCTCCCGCAGCACCCCGATGATCTGGCGCAGCCGGTCGGTGGCCACCGCGGCACTCTTGCGGAGTTCGGCCGCCTCCCGCTGCTGGCTCTCCCCCAGCCCGCCCGCGACTTCGAGCGCGGCCGCGCGCACGGCGATGAGCGCCAGCTCGTGGCCGAGCGAATCGTGCATGTCGCTGGCGATCCGCGCGCGCTCGCGCAGCCGCGCCTGGTCCGCCACGATGCGCTGCTGGTTCTCCAGGTCCTCCGCGCGCTGCCAGCCCGTGCGCACCAGGTCCTCGCGCAGCCGGAGGTACCGGCCGACCTGCCACGGCAGCAGCCCGGCGAAGAGCAGGACCGCGGCCATCGCGCCCCAGTCGGCCATCTCGGTGTCGTTGACCGCGAACGACACCGGCACCCCGGCCAGCCCGATCGCGGCGAACGCGATGAGCGCTTCGCGGGCCCGCGGCATCCGCCTGCCCGCGAAACAGCACATCACCACCATCAGGCCGATGGGCCACGCGGGCACGCGGTCGGCGAAGTTGAACAGCGTGTCGACGCTGGTGACCGCGGCGGCGACCAGCGAAACCAGCGGCGACCACCGCGCGGTGGCCACCGACACGGTGACCGAGAGCAGCCCCAGCACCAGCGTGAGCACGCCGGGGTGCTCTTCGAACACCATCCCGCACAGGAACAACCAGATGGCGACCTCGAGCACCACCACCCGTCTTCGCCACAGCGCTTTCCACACGCCGTCAGACGCTACAAGCCCGCATCCGGGCGCCACCATCGACGAAAGTCAAGTGTTCAGCTCGTGGTGGCGGTGGCGAACGCGAGCGCCTGCGGCCACGAGATCGCGAACGCGTCCTTGTTGACCTGCGCCTCCTGGTGCGCGCGATCGCTGAAACCGTGCTCGGCTTGCGGGTAGAGGTGGATCAGGCTCGGCCCGGACTCGCGGTCCTGCAACGCCTTCTGCAGCGCGTCGAAGCTCTCCTTCGGCACGATCGCGTCCTTCCCCGGGTAGAGCATGAGCACCGGTGCTTCGATCCGCGCGCTGTGCTCGACGGCGTCCACCACGTGGTTCGGCCGCGGTGGGATCGGCACGGTCGGGTGGTAGGCGATGACGTTGGCCAGCCGGGCGTCGCGGCCGCCGAGGATCAGGGCGAACCGCCCGCCGAGGCACCAGCCGATCACCCCGGCCTTCTCGCAGCCGAGGTCGCCGAGCAGGTGGTCGAGCAGCGCTTTCTGT is part of the Amycolatopsis sp. CA-230715 genome and encodes:
- a CDS encoding FAD-dependent monooxygenase → MGGTAIVIGAGIGGLCAAIGLREAGWEVRVLERAERMGSVGAGIGLWPNALHALDELGVGERIRPLVPPPGTGTMRDRRGRVLVHWDNRELHTALGKPLAGVHRADLLEALLGALPEGTVHTGIEVTGVTANGTVRSAGGEAEADLVIGADGVRSVVRNALWPAHPGPVHGGSTAFRAVLDDVPDGVVSTVVGAGTEFGTLPLAGDRLYWYASMRAAPGVTREDPKAFLLKHFDGWPPGTRDLIDRTPSDRVLHNDLAHLRTPLASYATGKVVLLGDAAHAMLPFLGQGGCLAIEDATVLASLLSRHPVPEALARYDAERRPRTQKLVRLARRAGQASLVANPVAVAARNQLVRLLPSRGHVRRLSVPARWRPPAIVSPSPDRPRRR
- a CDS encoding dienelactone hydrolase family protein, yielding MAIEIETSTITVQGLGAYLARPKGGSTSGMLLLPMITGIGTQVRDFAESVAAAGMTALTWDPWHGVSSDDTPIEQLVEKMNQLDDETVLAEQKALLDHLLGDLGCEKAGVIGWCLGGRFALILGGRDARLANVIAYHPTVPIPPRPNHVVDAVEHSARIEAPVLMLYPGKDAIVPKESFDALQKALQDRESGPSLIHLYPQAEHGFSDRAHQEAQVNKDAFAISWPQALAFATATTS
- a CDS encoding sensor histidine kinase codes for the protein MWKALWRRRVVVLEVAIWLFLCGMVFEEHPGVLTLVLGLLSVTVSVATARWSPLVSLVAAAVTSVDTLFNFADRVPAWPIGLMVVMCCFAGRRMPRAREALIAFAAIGLAGVPVSFAVNDTEMADWGAMAAVLLFAGLLPWQVGRYLRLREDLVRTGWQRAEDLENQQRIVADQARLRERARIASDMHDSLGHELALIAVRAAALEVAGGLGESQQREAAELRKSAAVATDRLRQIIGVLREEQAPTEPVDDSVLEVVERARRSGMLIDSEVDESRSDPDMVGRAVHRVVQEGLTNAAKHAPGAAVTVRVRRSEDETTVLVRNAKPPTGPMPGVVSGKQGLLGLAERVRLVGGTLRAEPCESDGFEVLATLPLDGSPSESDSASSVTRSESARAHQAARRQVRRSLIAAIVVPPAIMCCLLGIVGLVFLVNYNKSQLGRDDFAGLRIGETRQEMSPVLPRRQTDFHPADPLHPPPPGSDCEYYGVGGSVFDLQREVHRLCFADGRLVAKDVVKIVRKD
- a CDS encoding response regulator transcription factor yields the protein MIRVLLADDEAMIRAGVAAILSADPGIEVVAQAEDGRDAVEQVRRTRPDVALLDIRMPHLDGLEASAEIRRLVPETAVIILTTFGEDAYIARALGDGASGFLLKSGDPRELMAAVRAVAEGAAFLSPKIAQRVIAQLPSDRLSRAAAARERITALTDREREVLALVGSGLSNADIAGKLFVVEGTVKAYVSSILSRLDAKNRVQAAIIAYEAGLVTG